CATAAATCTTTCTTATTATAATACCATTTCAGAATCAGCAATGAGTATATCCCAACTAAAAATAGCTCGGTGCTTACATCCCTGAGTAACATTTTGTCGTAAAACAGGTCAGTATGCCGGTCTATCACTGTCAGGATTAGCATGGACATCAAGAGAACCCAGAAAGCATGATATCCCGCCTTTTCAGTAACCCGTGTGGACCTTTCATCACATGTGATGTGATCCCGTGGCTGGAAAGATGCATAGAAAAACATC
This genomic stretch from Methanohalophilus levihalophilus harbors:
- a CDS encoding DUF2178 domain-containing protein yields the protein MKIRFDKHSLRFLTAIAVTFLLGIVLWYSPYSWIGMYFIITSLILVVMFFYASFQPRDHITCDERSTRVTEKAGYHAFWVLLMSMLILTVIDRHTDLFYDKMLLRDVSTELFLVGIYSLLILKWYYNKKDL